One segment of Candidatus Woesearchaeota archaeon DNA contains the following:
- a CDS encoding class I SAM-dependent methyltransferase: protein MDMYDKYAYFVDLTYSIKNYEKEVDFICDVLKKHNKNTKLIYDVACGSGSHSILLKKKGFDVIGVDLHDGMLKIARKKGLKAYKQDMRNLCMKKNADCIITMFNSISHLNGYTDLKKMVLSYLDNLNVGGLIIFDCVHTIDNWHKEFFGIRKYDVGKYFISKADMSYLLSSNKARVQQVLTVFKKKTTQRNIIEFEYDNFIFDVDKIKGLLKNLGLKFKIYYDFSISRKKPKNKPWYIFVIQKT, encoded by the coding sequence TTGATTTGACTTACTCTATTAAAAATTATGAAAAAGAAGTTGATTTTATTTGTGATGTTTTAAAAAAGCACAACAAAAATACTAAATTAATATATGATGTTGCGTGCGGTAGTGGATCTCATAGTATTCTTTTGAAAAAGAAGGGTTTTGATGTTATAGGCGTGGATTTGCATGATGGAATGTTAAAAATTGCTAGAAAAAAGGGTTTAAAGGCATATAAGCAAGATATGCGGAATCTTTGCATGAAGAAGAATGCTGATTGTATAATCACTATGTTTAATTCTATCAGTCATTTAAATGGTTATACTGATTTGAAGAAGATGGTCTTATCTTACTTAGATAATCTTAATGTTGGTGGTTTGATTATTTTTGATTGCGTACATACAATAGATAATTGGCATAAAGAATTCTTTGGAATTCGTAAATATGATGTTGGAAAGTATTTTATTTCTAAGGCAGATATGTCTTATTTGTTAAGTTCTAATAAAGCAAGAGTGCAACAAGTTTTGACTGTGTTTAAGAAGAAAACTACGCAAAGGAATATTATTGAATTTGAGTATGATAATTTTATTTTCGATGTTGATAAAATTAAAGGTTTGTTAAAAAATTTAGGTTTAAAGTTCAAAATTTATTATGATTTTTCCATTAGTCGCAAAAAACCTAAAAATAAACCTTGGTACATTTTTGTTATT